One window of Nocardia nova SH22a genomic DNA carries:
- a CDS encoding MaoC family dehydratase → MPGLYFEEFEPGAVIEHATRRTVTETDNLLFSTMTLNTAPLHLDAEYSKDSIYGQRLVNSLFILGLVAGVTVPDTTLGTTLGNLGFEDVTFPKPVFHGDTIRVRTEVLSKRESKSRNDSGIVFFKHQGINQRDEVVCECRRAGLMLKRSADGNAAVA, encoded by the coding sequence ATGCCAGGCCTGTACTTCGAAGAGTTCGAACCCGGCGCCGTGATCGAGCACGCGACCCGCCGTACCGTCACCGAAACCGACAATCTGCTGTTCAGCACGATGACGCTGAACACCGCGCCACTGCACCTGGACGCCGAATACAGCAAGGATTCGATCTACGGGCAGCGACTGGTCAACAGCCTGTTCATCCTGGGCCTGGTCGCCGGTGTCACCGTGCCGGACACCACCCTCGGCACCACCCTGGGCAATCTCGGATTCGAGGACGTGACCTTCCCCAAGCCGGTCTTCCACGGCGACACGATCCGGGTGCGCACCGAGGTGCTGAGCAAGCGGGAATCCAAGAGCCGCAACGATTCCGGCATCGTCTTCTTCAAGCATCAGGGCATCAACCAGCGTGACGAGGTCGTCTGCGAATGCCGCCGCGCCGGGCTGATGCTGAAGCGTTCCGCGGACGGGAACGCGGCCGTCGCCTGA